A stretch of Linepithema humile isolate Giens D197 chromosome 3, Lhum_UNIL_v1.0, whole genome shotgun sequence DNA encodes these proteins:
- the LOC136998904 gene encoding uncharacterized protein, with product MEINDDIADCYREIGSNEENSNYNIEIDNDDKEAEDETIDAEVNLPIVTVNMNEEIHASLNSLSEKLNILYEGFEQLRKEIKQEAAKNSSKLSAILAILRDKFPANEGIDEVTMDLMPQFPLTSIEQYLEFNETLKNNEAFRKCFDKRIKCIGGDSIQKMVSNILTNCISFDLGHKLSWTGAKNTIAIENSTFANIIVAAVSFTKGKGPDCTVTSIVKHIKSWLQHAGDKMRYRMKKQQ from the exons atggaaataaatgaTGATATTGCTGACTGTTATCGAGAAATCGGTAGTAACGAggaaaattctaattataatatagaaattgacAATGATGATAAAGAAGCTGAAGACGAAACTATCG ATGCAGAAGTGAATCTTCCAATAGTGACAGTGAATATGAATGAAGAAATACATGCATCTCTGA attCTTTAAGTGAAaagctaaatattttatatgaaggctttgaacaattaagaaaagagataaaacaAGAAGCAGCTAAAAATAGTTCCAAACTGAGTGCAATACTTGCTATTTTAAGAGATAAATTTCCAGCAAACGAAGGAATTGATGAAGTTACTATGGATTTGATGCCTCAATTTCCTTTGACATCAATTGAACAATACCTAGAATTCAatgaaacattgaaaaataatgaagcatttcgtaaatgtttt gacaaaagaattaaatgtattGGTGGTGACTCCATACAAAAAATGGTTTCCAATATTCTAACAAACTGTATATCATTTGACCTTGGTCATAAGCTATCTTGGACCGGTGCAAAAAATACGATTGCAATAGAAAATTCTACTTTTGCAAACATCATAGTTG CGGCTGTAAGTTTTACAAAAGGCAAAGGACCTGACTGCACCGTTACATCCATTGTAAAACATATCAAGAGCTGGTTACAACATGCTGGTGATAAGATGAGATATAGAATGAAAAAACAACAATAG
- the LOC105679557 gene encoding uncharacterized protein, producing MEEVKEMKINGEKANKELKEKITEKIIEEGRRQEQALRKEVEDLKRELREMREREESWRKEGERWEEGLKKVEGRVGNMEKRWEEKEGEKKRKVGEEGKVESRVRELERKLERREREERKKNVIVKELKVGEGGRREAVERLMAEIGAKVEIEEMRGLGRNIERGTETLWVKLKKEEQKREVMRRKRELRGRKEIIREDLTWRERRMEWKLEEIAKEERRKGKRVWRVYGKVRIEEEWWIWDEENEVLRNGKGTAREEGRKKEEGRIGEGRD from the coding sequence ATGGAGGAGGtaaaagagatgaaaataaatggagAAAAGGCGAACAAAGAGTTGAAGGAAAAAATAACggagaaaataatagaagaagGAAGGAGGCAAGAGCAGGCGTTGAGGAAGGAGGTGGAGGATTTAAAGAGAGAGTTGAGGGAAATGAGGGAGAGGGAGGAAAGTTGGAGGAAGGAAGGAGAGAGGTGGGAAGAAGGACTTAAAAAGGTGGAAGGAAGGGTAGGAAACATGGAAAAGAGATGGgaggagaaagaaggagaaaagaagagaaaggtGGGGGAGGAAGGGAAGGTGGAAAGTAGAGTAAGGGAATTGGAGAGAAAGTTGGAGAGGAGGGAAAGGgaagagaggaagaagaatGTAATAGTTAAGGAGTTAAAAGTGGGAGAAGGGGGGAGGAGAGAGGCGGTGGAGAGATTAATGGCGGAGATTGGAGCAAAGGTGGAGATAGAGGAAATGAGGGGGTTAGGAAGGAATATAGAAAGGGGAACGGAGACGCTGTGGGtgaagttaaaaaaagaagagcagAAGAGGGAGGTGATGAGAAGGAAGAGGGAGTTAAGGgggagaaaagaaataattaggGAAGACTTGACATGGAGGGAGAGGAGAATGGAGTGGAAATTGGAAGAAATAGCgaaagaggaaagaagaaaggGAAAAAGAGTATGGAGAGTGTACGGGAAGGTAAGAATAGAAGAGGAATGGTGGATATGGGATGAGGAGAATGAAGTATTGAGAAATGGGAAAGGAACGGCGAGGGAGGAGGGAAGGAAAAAAGAGGAGGGGAGAATTGGAGAAGGGAGAGATTGA